One region of Mucilaginibacter gotjawali genomic DNA includes:
- a CDS encoding peroxiredoxin-like family protein: MKKYILILLGIALYTQVSAQSGLKSGSQAPLFSGKDNSGKTVDLKNLLKSHKAIVLFFYRGQWCPYCNKQIKELQDSLQLLTTKGVYVIGVTPETGENIQKTVSKTNASFSIIQDTDYRIMKAYDVNYRVDDALNAKLKSYGVDLEKNNGNTDHVLPVPATYVIAPSGKIIYVHFDKDYTKRTTVHAILNSLN, encoded by the coding sequence ATGAAAAAATATATACTTATTCTACTCGGCATAGCATTATACACACAAGTTTCAGCTCAATCGGGATTGAAAAGCGGCAGCCAGGCGCCTTTATTTAGTGGTAAGGATAATTCAGGCAAAACAGTAGATTTGAAAAATCTGCTCAAATCCCACAAAGCGATAGTCCTGTTTTTTTACCGCGGGCAATGGTGCCCTTATTGCAATAAACAGATCAAAGAACTACAGGACTCACTCCAGTTATTAACCACTAAAGGCGTTTACGTAATTGGCGTAACACCTGAAACCGGCGAAAATATCCAAAAAACGGTTAGTAAAACCAATGCATCGTTTTCTATTATCCAGGATACAGATTACCGCATCATGAAAGCTTATGATGTAAACTACCGGGTGGATGATGCCCTTAATGCTAAGTTAAAAAGCTACGGCGTCGATCTGGAGAAAAACAATGGCAATACCGACCATGTGTTGCCTGTGCCAGCAACCTATGTAATCGCACCTTCCGGAAAGATCATTTATGTACATTTCGATAAAGACTACACCAAACGGACAACTGTACACGCCATATTAAATTCCTTAAATTAA
- a CDS encoding glycoside hydrolase family 30 protein encodes MKKGSTQIIFTFVLVFNLLAGISCTKKAVGGGIQPVPVIPPVVTLKSDVAMWLTTPSQSALLQKQNVGLIFKSSSNSNTNINVDTTKTYQGIDGFGFCLTGGSATLIHSLAAAQQDALLKELFLTDTTHIGISYLRISIGASDMSAADFTYDDMALGQTDVSLANFSIAAELTDLVPVLKKIIALNPSIKIMATPWTAPVWMKSNTTGNNGFTGGNLNTAYYDAYAAYLVKYIQAMQAQGITIDAISPQNEPLNPNNNPAMVMQPLEEANFVKNSLGPQLKTAGLSTKILVYDHNTDRTDYPLTILADAAANPYVDGSAFHLYAGNISALTPVHNAYPNKNIYFTEQYTSTSGTFSGDLAWHITNLIIGATKNWSRNVLEWNLATDGGFGPHTNGGCTTCQGALTINAPSVTRNVSYYIIAHASKFVRPGAVRIASDEVNSLPNVAFKNADGSKVLIVLNSANAAQTFNIQFNGKMVTTTLPGGAVATYVW; translated from the coding sequence ATGAAGAAAGGCTCCACGCAAATCATTTTCACTTTCGTTTTAGTTTTCAACTTACTGGCTGGCATCAGCTGCACCAAAAAGGCTGTGGGCGGTGGCATACAACCCGTGCCTGTAATACCACCGGTGGTTACTTTAAAGTCGGACGTGGCGATGTGGCTGACTACCCCGAGTCAATCGGCATTATTACAAAAACAAAATGTGGGCTTGATTTTCAAGAGCAGCAGCAATAGCAATACCAACATAAATGTTGATACTACAAAAACGTACCAGGGCATAGATGGATTTGGTTTTTGCTTAACCGGGGGCAGTGCCACCTTGATCCATAGCCTCGCAGCAGCACAGCAGGACGCGTTATTAAAGGAATTATTTTTAACCGATACCACGCATATCGGCATCAGTTACCTCCGGATCTCCATCGGAGCTTCGGATATGAGCGCCGCCGACTTTACTTATGATGACATGGCCCTCGGGCAAACTGATGTCAGCCTTGCTAACTTTAGCATTGCTGCTGAGCTGACCGACCTGGTACCGGTTTTGAAGAAAATAATTGCCTTAAATCCATCTATTAAAATAATGGCTACGCCATGGACCGCCCCTGTTTGGATGAAAAGCAATACAACGGGCAATAACGGGTTTACAGGCGGAAACTTAAATACGGCCTATTACGATGCTTATGCGGCTTACCTGGTTAAATACATACAGGCAATGCAGGCACAGGGTATTACAATTGATGCCATCTCGCCGCAGAATGAGCCCCTTAACCCGAATAATAACCCCGCGATGGTAATGCAGCCGCTTGAGGAGGCAAATTTTGTTAAAAATAGTTTAGGCCCGCAGTTAAAAACGGCCGGCCTGTCGACCAAAATATTGGTATACGACCATAACACCGACCGTACAGACTATCCTTTAACCATCCTTGCCGATGCGGCTGCCAACCCTTATGTTGATGGCTCGGCGTTTCATCTTTATGCCGGCAATATCAGCGCCCTTACACCGGTTCATAACGCGTATCCCAATAAGAATATTTATTTTACCGAGCAATATACTTCAACTTCGGGTACATTTTCGGGCGATTTAGCCTGGCATATCACCAATTTGATTATCGGCGCCACAAAAAACTGGAGCCGGAATGTACTGGAATGGAACCTGGCGACTGACGGCGGCTTTGGCCCGCATACCAACGGCGGCTGTACTACGTGCCAGGGGGCTTTAACCATTAATGCGCCATCAGTAACCCGCAATGTATCCTATTATATTATTGCACATGCGTCAAAATTTGTGAGACCGGGGGCTGTTCGGATCGCTTCAGACGAAGTGAACTCGCTGCCCAACGTCGCCTTTAAAAATGCTGACGGATCAAAGGTTCTCATTGTATTAAATTCCGCAAATGCAGCGCAAACTTTTAATATACAATTTAACGGGAAGATGGTTACCACCACTTTGCCCGGTGGCGCCGTTGCAACCTATGTTTGGTAA
- a CDS encoding molybdopterin-binding protein, translating into MKYILILFLFFSSTASAQEPLKQTLSFGISGKVKNSSIITLDSLNTYQVNVIGDIRVTDHLGTFKHQDDQLKGVLLKDILSHIVLDANSPKLYSRFYFTCMGNDGYAVVYSWNELFNTEVGNHVFIIMEKNGIKADKMPESIQMTSASDFKTGRRYLHNLEKIVVGKVD; encoded by the coding sequence ATGAAATACATTTTGATATTATTTCTTTTCTTTAGCTCCACTGCGTCAGCCCAGGAGCCTTTAAAACAAACCCTTAGTTTCGGCATTAGCGGAAAGGTTAAAAACAGCTCCATAATTACTTTGGACTCGCTAAACACTTACCAGGTAAATGTTATTGGCGATATTAGGGTAACCGATCATTTGGGGACGTTTAAACATCAGGACGATCAGTTAAAAGGCGTTTTGTTAAAAGATATTTTAAGTCATATCGTATTGGATGCAAACAGCCCCAAATTGTACAGCAGGTTTTATTTTACCTGCATGGGTAACGATGGTTATGCCGTGGTTTATTCGTGGAACGAATTGTTTAATACAGAGGTTGGCAACCACGTTTTCATAATTATGGAAAAGAATGGCATTAAAGCGGATAAAATGCCCGAAAGCATCCAGATGACCTCCGCATCGGATTTTAAAACCGGGCGGCGCTATTTGCATAATCTGGAGAAGATAGTGGTGGGGAAGGTTGATTGA
- the modB gene encoding molybdate ABC transporter permease subunit: MDLNPIWLTLKLAGITTILLLVIGLPVARWLSKGRSIFKVIVEAIITMPLVLPPSVLGFYLLLAFSPQHGMGKWLQQTFNVQFVFSFQGLVLASVIYSMPFMLGPIKSALQQLPVTLSQASFSLGKTRWQTFIHVLLPNIKPSLLTAIVLTFAHTLGEFGVVLMIGGNIPNVTRVASIAVYDSVEQMDYSTANAYSLILFGITFILVISVFIFNKYRLKSPLE; this comes from the coding sequence ATGGATCTCAACCCCATATGGCTCACTTTAAAATTAGCAGGCATAACCACCATTTTACTCCTGGTGATCGGTTTGCCGGTGGCCCGGTGGTTGTCAAAAGGGCGATCCATTTTTAAGGTAATCGTCGAGGCCATTATTACCATGCCGCTGGTTTTGCCCCCATCGGTATTGGGGTTTTATTTACTGCTGGCTTTCAGCCCGCAGCATGGTATGGGTAAATGGTTGCAGCAAACTTTTAACGTACAGTTTGTATTCTCCTTCCAGGGGCTGGTACTGGCATCCGTAATTTACAGCATGCCCTTTATGCTGGGGCCTATAAAGTCAGCTTTGCAGCAATTGCCGGTAACACTTTCACAGGCATCTTTTTCATTAGGAAAAACCAGGTGGCAAACATTTATTCATGTTTTATTGCCCAACATCAAACCATCTTTGCTCACAGCTATTGTGCTCACCTTCGCACACACCTTAGGCGAGTTTGGCGTAGTGCTGATGATCGGCGGCAATATACCCAACGTTACCCGTGTAGCTTCTATAGCAGTATATGATTCGGTAGAGCAGATGGATTACTCCACCGCCAACGCATACTCGCTTATTTTGTTTGGTATTACATTTATCCTGGTGATCTCCGTATTCATTTTTAATAAGTACCGTTTAAAAAGCCCGTTGGAATGA
- a CDS encoding PAS domain S-box protein: MDLPGEDKAAIALANERGRSVATNNFDLELFFELTPDLLCVAGFDGYFKKINPAVSKLLGYTDEELFSAPINHFVHPEDQNITQQNREKLLRIFHC; the protein is encoded by the coding sequence ATGGATTTACCGGGAGAGGATAAGGCAGCAATAGCGCTGGCCAATGAGAGGGGGCGTTCGGTTGCAACCAATAATTTTGATCTTGAGTTGTTTTTTGAATTAACGCCTGATCTTTTGTGCGTGGCGGGTTTTGATGGCTACTTTAAAAAGATTAATCCGGCAGTTTCCAAACTTTTAGGTTATACCGACGAGGAATTGTTTTCAGCGCCTATAAATCACTTTGTTCATCCGGAAGACCAGAACATTACCCAGCAAAACCGCGAAAAGCTTTTGAGGATTTTCCACTGTTGA
- a CDS encoding ATP-binding cassette domain-containing protein produces the protein MISINIEKKLKTYHGQQVLKIAGHFAMGSITKIYGPSGAGKTTFLKVIAGFVQPEKGNIMVDGLPWLDTTSKISLPAQKRMAGFVFQDYALFPNMTVLEHLEYATKDDSWIKRLLAIGKLETLTTHKPEYLSGGQQQRLAILRALATKPKLLLMDEPFSAIDPKMKTELIRELQLLFKELGTTVFIVSHNLPEVEGLSNGELMIPLVS, from the coding sequence ATGATCAGTATCAACATAGAAAAAAAGCTGAAGACGTACCATGGGCAGCAAGTATTAAAAATTGCCGGGCATTTTGCCATGGGCAGTATCACTAAAATTTACGGCCCATCCGGCGCGGGGAAAACCACTTTTTTAAAGGTGATTGCCGGATTTGTTCAGCCTGAAAAAGGAAATATTATGGTAGACGGCCTACCCTGGCTGGATACCACTTCAAAAATCTCGCTGCCAGCCCAAAAAAGAATGGCCGGTTTCGTTTTCCAGGATTATGCACTTTTTCCAAACATGACAGTGCTGGAGCATTTGGAATATGCCACTAAAGATGACAGCTGGATAAAAAGGCTGCTGGCCATCGGCAAGCTGGAAACTTTAACTACCCACAAACCCGAATATCTTTCCGGCGGTCAGCAGCAGCGCCTCGCAATTTTAAGGGCGTTGGCTACGAAACCGAAACTGTTATTGATGGATGAACCGTTTTCGGCCATTGATCCCAAAATGAAAACTGAATTGATCAGGGAATTACAGTTGTTATTTAAAGAATTAGGCACAACAGTGTTCATTGTGAGTCATAACCTGCCGGAAGTTGAAGGTTTGTCAAATGGTGAATTAATGATCCCGTTAGTAAGCTAA
- a CDS encoding cytochrome b/b6 domain-containing protein, whose amino-acid sequence MKTIKEKHSLAMRWCHWVNFPILSIMIWSGLLIYWANDIYSITIFGHTFVKFFPDWFYKTLGIPQRLAEGMAFHFLFMWFFTLNGVFYILYTIISGEWRELVPKRNSFKEAWLVLLHDLHIRKTAPPQNKYNAAQRIAYTAIIIMGVGSVITGLAIYKPVQFYYLTWLCGGYHLARIFHFALTIGYVLFFVIHIVQVILAGWKNFSSVISGFEVVNETPKPAIQTVNDDENAK is encoded by the coding sequence ATGAAAACGATTAAAGAAAAACACTCATTAGCCATGCGCTGGTGCCACTGGGTAAACTTCCCGATATTAAGTATTATGATATGGAGCGGGTTGCTGATCTATTGGGCTAATGATATTTATTCCATCACCATTTTCGGGCATACGTTTGTTAAATTTTTCCCTGACTGGTTTTATAAAACTTTGGGCATCCCGCAGCGGCTGGCCGAGGGGATGGCCTTTCATTTCTTATTTATGTGGTTTTTTACGCTCAATGGTGTGTTTTATATCTTATATACCATAATTTCGGGAGAATGGCGTGAATTGGTGCCAAAAAGGAACTCTTTTAAAGAGGCCTGGCTGGTATTGCTCCACGATTTGCACATCCGCAAAACGGCGCCACCGCAAAATAAATACAATGCCGCGCAGCGCATTGCTTATACTGCTATTATCATAATGGGTGTCGGATCGGTAATAACGGGGTTGGCTATTTATAAACCGGTGCAATTTTATTACTTAACATGGCTTTGTGGCGGTTATCATTTAGCCCGCATTTTTCATTTTGCCTTAACTATAGGCTATGTACTGTTTTTTGTGATCCACATTGTGCAGGTGATCCTGGCGGGATGGAAAAATTTCAGTTCCGTAATATCAGGCTTTGAAGTAGTTAATGAAACACCTAAACCAGCAATTCAAACAGTAAACGACGATGAAAACGCCAAATAA
- a CDS encoding DUF302 domain-containing protein — protein sequence METSRGITLYKSRHSVREIIDRLETLVQAHGATVYARIDQQAELRKAGLEIPPLEFILFGNPKAGGQVILENPMAALDLPLKIIAWEDHKRNVFIAYNDEAYITERYGLTQIANSPLNLDTLVTAALNS from the coding sequence ATGGAAACATCACGTGGTATAACTTTATATAAGAGCCGGCATTCCGTAAGAGAAATAATTGACCGTTTGGAAACACTTGTGCAGGCGCATGGCGCTACTGTATACGCACGCATCGACCAGCAAGCGGAACTCCGGAAGGCCGGCCTGGAAATACCACCGCTGGAATTTATCCTGTTTGGAAACCCAAAAGCGGGCGGCCAGGTTATACTGGAAAACCCTATGGCCGCACTTGACCTGCCATTAAAAATAATTGCCTGGGAAGACCACAAAAGGAACGTTTTTATCGCTTATAACGACGAGGCATATATTACAGAAAGGTACGGATTAACGCAAATTGCCAATTCCCCCTTAAATCTTGACACGCTGGTTACAGCGGCGCTAAATAGCTGA
- a CDS encoding molybdopterin-dependent oxidoreductase: MKTPNKKIKKELTIEQKINRRNFISFGAFTVFAAGAFEGWRWLYKSPTETAGITGEAHRPLRKALNKTEIFFRRLVFNENHLVKTYPKEMAAKRVRYNSDIGMEAKKKFDPATWKLQVIKKGGEILQVSIDELKALPKTEIVYDFKCVEGWDQIQHWAGVKFSDFIKHFQLEDYAKMQYVGMETPDKGYYVGIDMPSAMHPQTLLAYEVNDHPIPLNHGAPLRLIIPVKYGIKNLKRIGSINFSNTRPRDYWAEEGYDYYSGL; the protein is encoded by the coding sequence ATGAAAACGCCAAATAAAAAAATAAAAAAGGAGCTCACTATTGAGCAAAAGATCAACAGGCGCAATTTTATTTCTTTCGGCGCTTTCACTGTTTTTGCTGCTGGTGCGTTTGAAGGCTGGCGATGGTTGTATAAATCGCCAACCGAAACAGCAGGCATAACCGGAGAAGCGCACCGGCCGTTAAGGAAGGCGCTAAATAAAACAGAGATATTTTTCAGAAGATTAGTTTTCAACGAAAATCACCTGGTAAAAACTTATCCTAAAGAGATGGCTGCTAAACGGGTAAGGTATAACAGCGATATCGGGATGGAAGCCAAAAAGAAATTCGATCCGGCTACCTGGAAATTACAGGTGATAAAAAAGGGTGGCGAAATACTGCAGGTTTCCATTGATGAATTGAAAGCCCTGCCAAAAACGGAGATTGTTTATGATTTTAAATGCGTTGAAGGCTGGGACCAGATCCAGCATTGGGCCGGCGTAAAATTCAGCGACTTTATAAAGCATTTCCAGCTGGAGGACTACGCAAAAATGCAATACGTGGGCATGGAAACACCCGACAAAGGATACTATGTGGGCATTGATATGCCCAGTGCAATGCACCCGCAAACGCTGCTTGCCTATGAGGTTAACGACCACCCCATCCCGCTTAACCACGGCGCGCCGCTGCGTCTAATCATCCCCGTAAAATATGGCATTAAAAACCTGAAACGAATAGGCTCCATTAACTTTAGCAATACCCGCCCACGCGATTATTGGGCCGAGGAGGGTTATGATTACTATTCGGGATTGTAG
- a CDS encoding DUF1223 domain-containing protein: MRPTKIFILAMLLMVATLGTKAYIGTKLLTHIKKESKGFAVIELFTSEGCSSCPPADALVAKIAKEDKDMPVYILAYHVDYWNRLGWKDAFSSADFSKRQNEYASYLHLRQIYTPQIIVNGKTEFVGSEEGTLRSAIKTNLQVASPAQLSLGISAVEKGQATIKYSADGTDSNTVLLIAVLQKNAQTKVERGENVGRTLSHVQIVRKLQKVALNSKTGTVNVSLPNGYDASGWELVGLLQNTSTGAITGAAKIKGTSATI, encoded by the coding sequence ATGAGACCAACAAAGATATTTATCCTTGCAATGTTGCTAATGGTTGCCACCCTGGGGACAAAAGCCTACATAGGCACTAAGCTTTTAACCCACATCAAAAAAGAAAGCAAAGGCTTTGCTGTTATAGAGCTTTTTACTTCTGAAGGTTGTTCCAGTTGCCCGCCGGCGGATGCTTTAGTGGCGAAAATAGCAAAAGAAGATAAGGATATGCCGGTTTACATACTGGCTTATCACGTTGATTACTGGAACCGTTTGGGCTGGAAAGATGCATTTAGCAGCGCTGACTTTTCAAAAAGGCAAAATGAATATGCAAGCTACTTACACCTGCGGCAAATTTATACGCCGCAGATCATTGTAAACGGTAAGACAGAGTTTGTGGGTTCCGAAGAAGGTACCCTAAGAAGTGCCATCAAAACCAACCTGCAGGTAGCTTCGCCGGCGCAGCTTTCCCTGGGTATTTCGGCTGTTGAGAAAGGGCAGGCCACAATCAAATACAGCGCGGATGGAACTGATAGTAATACAGTATTGCTAATAGCTGTATTGCAAAAAAATGCACAAACAAAAGTTGAGCGGGGCGAGAATGTTGGCCGTACCTTATCGCATGTGCAGATCGTGCGTAAACTTCAAAAAGTTGCGTTAAATAGCAAAACCGGTACAGTAAATGTATCTTTACCAAATGGTTACGATGCCAGTGGCTGGGAGCTTGTAGGTTTATTGCAAAATACTTCCACAGGTGCCATTACAGGTGCAGCGAAGATAAAGGGAACATCCGCCACAATTTAA
- the modA gene encoding molybdate ABC transporter substrate-binding protein, translated as MEGKKHFIRIANKTKVLTAGFLLFTGHLFAQNIKVAVAANLQPVIKALGQDFKQKTGVAIEPIVGASGNLATQVRNGAPFDVFLSADMTFPETLFKEGLSTKKPVVYAQGSLVICSIQNIGFENWARVLLTGRINKIAIANPAIAPYGKAATEVLRKKGIIADVQTKIVTGESISQVNTYITTGVADVGFTTQALVKDPNNKTKLYWEVIDPQIYSPIEQGMVLLKHGEGNPDAEKFYQYILSAAAKAIFKEYGYHVE; from the coding sequence ATGGAAGGCAAAAAGCATTTTATCAGAATTGCAAATAAAACCAAGGTTTTAACGGCTGGCTTTTTATTATTTACAGGGCATTTGTTTGCGCAAAATATAAAAGTAGCTGTGGCAGCTAACCTGCAGCCAGTAATTAAAGCGCTTGGGCAGGATTTTAAACAAAAAACAGGCGTAGCCATTGAGCCAATAGTTGGTGCATCGGGAAATTTGGCAACCCAGGTACGTAACGGTGCGCCTTTTGATGTTTTTTTGTCTGCCGATATGACCTTCCCTGAAACATTGTTTAAAGAAGGCTTAAGTACAAAAAAACCTGTCGTTTATGCGCAGGGCAGCCTGGTGATCTGCAGCATTCAGAATATAGGTTTTGAAAACTGGGCGCGGGTATTGCTCACCGGGAGAATAAATAAGATAGCCATTGCCAACCCTGCAATTGCCCCTTACGGCAAAGCCGCGACCGAGGTGCTGAGAAAAAAGGGAATAATAGCTGATGTGCAAACCAAGATAGTTACAGGGGAAAGTATTTCGCAGGTGAATACCTATATCACAACAGGAGTTGCTGATGTTGGTTTTACCACCCAGGCTTTGGTAAAAGATCCTAATAATAAAACAAAGCTCTACTGGGAGGTGATCGACCCCCAAATTTACTCGCCCATTGAACAGGGCATGGTTTTATTAAAACATGGCGAGGGTAATCCAGACGCTGAAAAGTTTTATCAATATATCCTTAGCGCTGCTGCAAAAGCTATTTTTAAAGAATATGGTTACCATGTAGAATGA
- a CDS encoding sigma-70 family RNA polymerase sigma factor, which translates to MLLNPHQWVSSHADYLYSFAITRINDEEMARDLVQETFLAALQKTGSFEGKSSERTWLTAILKNKIIDVYRKKSQGLKAIDNEEKENREADFFEEDGHWKAEHGPKEFGIEDKDHLVNKEFEHILQQCLQKLPVLWKSVFTMKHIDEEATETICTELKVTASNFWVIIHRAKLNLRACLQKNWI; encoded by the coding sequence ATGCTTTTAAATCCCCATCAATGGGTTTCGTCCCATGCCGATTATCTTTACTCCTTTGCTATTACACGTATCAACGATGAAGAGATGGCCAGGGATTTGGTGCAGGAAACTTTTTTAGCCGCACTGCAAAAAACAGGAAGCTTTGAAGGTAAAAGCTCCGAGCGAACGTGGCTTACAGCCATCCTTAAAAACAAGATCATTGATGTTTACCGGAAAAAATCACAGGGGCTGAAAGCAATTGACAACGAAGAAAAAGAAAACCGGGAGGCAGACTTTTTTGAAGAGGACGGGCACTGGAAAGCCGAACATGGCCCGAAGGAATTTGGCATTGAAGATAAAGACCACCTGGTTAACAAAGAATTTGAGCACATCCTGCAACAATGCCTGCAAAAGCTCCCGGTATTATGGAAATCCGTTTTTACGATGAAACATATTGATGAAGAAGCAACTGAAACTATATGCACCGAACTTAAAGTGACGGCCTCAAATTTTTGGGTGATCATCCATCGCGCCAAACTGAACCTGAGAGCATGCCTTCAAAAAAACTGGATTTAA
- a CDS encoding IS5 family transposase → MLNKPINTGQLSFLQPGLKEQLSNKHPLYLLADQINWSLFEESFRKHYKEDFGRPAKPIRLMVALLMLKHIRNLSDESVVEQWSENAYYQYFSGGQTFTAKEPCEASELVHFRNRIGAAGIELILKESIRINGKDGKEDRASIDTTVQEKNITYPTDSKLHRKIIKKCVSIAQKEGIVLRQSYSRTLKKLGIDQRFRNHPKNGAKARKADKKVKTIAGRLVRELQRKLPAESFSDELDLFQRVLRQKRQDSNKIYSLHEPDVVCISKGKEHKKYEFGSKVSITVTQNSGVIIGALNIPGNDYDGHTLDAALEQQQRLTGHTLKEAFVDRGYRGRKEVHGTLIHTPKTFSSKLTSYRKNKLKEGFSNRAGIEPKIGHLKADHRLSRNFYKGIKGDTINVMLAAAAMNFKRMMNIWKDNLLALIFRLIQIFTASATRPNYSSVIVY, encoded by the coding sequence ATGCTTAATAAACCAATAAATACAGGACAGCTGAGTTTTTTACAGCCAGGCTTAAAAGAGCAATTGTCCAATAAACACCCTTTATACTTATTAGCTGATCAGATTAATTGGTCTTTGTTCGAGGAGAGCTTCAGGAAACATTATAAGGAGGACTTTGGCAGGCCTGCCAAACCGATCCGGTTGATGGTAGCCCTGCTGATGCTGAAGCATATCCGAAACCTGAGTGATGAAAGCGTGGTGGAGCAATGGTCAGAAAATGCTTATTATCAATACTTTAGTGGAGGGCAAACCTTCACAGCAAAAGAACCTTGTGAGGCCAGCGAACTGGTACATTTCCGTAATCGCATTGGGGCAGCAGGTATAGAATTAATTCTGAAGGAAAGTATCCGCATAAACGGCAAGGATGGCAAAGAAGACAGAGCAAGCATTGACACCACCGTTCAGGAAAAGAATATCACTTACCCTACCGATAGTAAACTGCACCGGAAGATTATTAAAAAGTGCGTAAGCATTGCCCAAAAGGAAGGGATAGTGCTTCGTCAGAGCTACAGCCGCACTTTAAAGAAGCTGGGCATTGATCAGCGATTCAGAAACCACCCTAAAAATGGTGCAAAAGCGCGTAAAGCGGATAAAAAAGTAAAAACAATAGCTGGCAGACTGGTAAGGGAACTGCAAAGAAAACTACCTGCAGAAAGCTTTAGTGATGAGCTGGATTTATTTCAACGGGTACTCCGGCAAAAACGGCAGGACAGCAATAAAATCTATAGCCTTCATGAACCAGATGTAGTATGTATCAGCAAAGGCAAAGAACATAAGAAATATGAATTCGGCAGCAAAGTATCCATTACCGTTACCCAAAACAGTGGCGTGATCATCGGGGCGCTGAACATTCCCGGCAATGATTATGACGGCCATACGCTGGATGCTGCCCTGGAACAACAGCAAAGACTTACCGGACACACGCTCAAAGAAGCATTTGTGGACCGGGGGTACCGGGGAAGAAAAGAGGTGCACGGAACCCTTATTCATACCCCAAAAACATTTAGCAGTAAACTAACAAGTTATCGCAAGAACAAATTAAAAGAAGGCTTCTCAAACAGGGCGGGTATTGAACCTAAAATAGGCCATCTGAAAGCCGATCACCGTTTAAGTCGTAACTTTTACAAAGGAATTAAAGGCGATACGATCAATGTAATGCTCGCCGCAGCTGCCATGAACTTCAAAAGAATGATGAATATCTGGAAAGACAACCTTTTGGCACTTATTTTTCGCCTTATTCAGATTTTTACAGCATCTGCTACTCGCCCGAATTATTCATCCGTCATTGTTTATTGA
- a CDS encoding sensor histidine kinase: MNFENRYVTKSGGIVWLAWTSMPVYSEKRVYAIAKDITHTKKLEEDRNLLIKDLTKINTDLKQLTFTASHDLRTPVGNLLSVFDLLDTSKIEDEETLEFINILKSATESLKNTLNKYMDGLIQKETIQAQVEEVDLEESLKVVLWSLGFLIKSSNTILRADFTQKKTIRFNKAYLESIFLNLITNSVKYSKPGLHPEISITSKQNNGVSQLIFTDNGQGFDMDKTRDKIFGFNQKFNDRSDSKGIGLYLVYNHITSLGGKISVSSRPNEGAEFVISFKD, from the coding sequence TTGAACTTTGAAAACAGGTACGTTACGAAAAGCGGCGGGATAGTTTGGCTGGCGTGGACATCAATGCCGGTTTACAGTGAGAAACGGGTTTATGCTATCGCTAAAGATATCACCCATACAAAGAAACTGGAAGAAGACAGGAATTTGCTGATCAAAGATCTTACCAAGATTAATACAGATCTGAAGCAATTAACCTTTACGGCTTCGCATGACCTGAGGACGCCTGTCGGAAATTTGCTGTCCGTTTTTGATCTTCTGGATACTTCAAAAATTGAGGATGAGGAGACCCTGGAGTTTATCAATATCCTGAAGTCGGCAACCGAGAGCCTGAAAAACACCTTAAATAAATACATGGATGGTTTAATTCAAAAAGAAACCATACAGGCGCAGGTTGAGGAGGTGGATCTGGAGGAATCGCTCAAAGTAGTGTTGTGGTCCTTAGGTTTTTTAATAAAAAGCTCAAATACTATATTGAGGGCCGATTTTACACAGAAAAAGACGATTAGGTTTAACAAAGCTTATCTGGAAAGTATATTTTTAAACCTGATCACCAATTCGGTTAAATATTCAAAGCCCGGGCTTCACCCGGAAATTTCCATTACTTCAAAACAAAATAATGGGGTAAGCCAGCTGATATTTACAGATAACGGGCAGGGTTTTGATATGGATAAAACAAGGGATAAAATATTCGGCTTTAACCAAAAGTTTAATGACAGGTCAGATAGTAAAGGTATTGGCCTATACCTGGTATATAACCATATCACCAGCCTTGGTGGTAAAATTTCGGTAAGTAGTCGTCCAAATGAAGGCGCCGAATTCGTTATCTCCTTTAAGGATTGA